A genomic region of Gemmata massiliana contains the following coding sequences:
- a CDS encoding response regulator, producing MDPRPMTATGEPTNVLVVDDLPEKILVYRTILGELNQNLITAGSGEEALRAVLAYDFAVILLDVQMPGMNGLETASLIRRRKRSAHTPIIFLTAFADEVRATEGYAQGAVDYITTPVVPAILRAKVRVFADLYRMTQQVRRQAEERIALAEERTRRAAAEEANQRLAFLTHAGAVLAGSLDQSVIAQDAIRLSLSYLADAAVLVTVPVDGRDSRVLRGRNSSSGSILETDLERAVLGHELDSAVDQATSENATIPLSETVLAVPLRVRGQVTAVLGLSRQQTGRSFPAADIAVAETLASRVAMALENARLYHEVQQADRQKNEFLSMLAHELRNPLAPIRNATEVLNHDGIDADRIRWAHGVIDRQLTHLVRLVDDLLDVSRITLGKIRLAVERVDLETVVTQAVEAVRPLVDKFRHQLAVAFPGHPVHVQGDPTRLIQVFANLLNNAAKYTEPGGRIDLTVEVKVPPAGDGSPVPALAEVRIRDTGVGIAPELLPTVFDLFTQASRSLDRSQGGLGIGLTLVRRLVEMHGGFVEARSTGIGHGSEFTVFLPVAETPHAPSPIEAPSGAHNQNEPAPLRIVIIDDNTDGAESLADLIGLLGHQARTAYDGPTGIDVVRAFEPDIVLLDIGLPGMDGFEVARRLRSDPVTRGATLITISGYGRDEDRALSREAGCAYHFVKPVEIRSLQTMFSALRSSMHSGTHAS from the coding sequence ATGGACCCACGACCCATGACCGCGACCGGCGAACCAACGAACGTCCTGGTGGTTGATGATTTGCCGGAGAAGATTCTGGTTTATCGCACCATTTTGGGAGAGCTGAACCAGAACCTGATTACCGCCGGGTCCGGCGAAGAGGCGCTGCGCGCGGTGCTCGCCTACGACTTCGCGGTGATCCTGCTCGACGTGCAGATGCCCGGCATGAACGGGCTGGAAACCGCGTCACTGATCCGCCGACGGAAGCGCTCGGCCCACACGCCGATCATTTTCCTGACCGCGTTCGCCGACGAGGTACGGGCGACCGAGGGGTACGCGCAGGGCGCGGTGGACTACATCACCACCCCAGTGGTACCGGCGATTCTGCGTGCGAAGGTGCGGGTGTTTGCCGACCTGTACCGTATGACCCAGCAGGTGCGCCGACAGGCCGAGGAGCGGATCGCGCTGGCTGAGGAGCGCACGCGGCGGGCTGCCGCCGAAGAAGCCAACCAGCGCCTCGCGTTCCTGACGCACGCGGGGGCGGTGTTGGCCGGGTCGCTCGACCAGAGCGTGATCGCCCAGGACGCGATTCGACTCTCCCTCTCGTACTTGGCCGACGCCGCGGTGCTCGTGACGGTTCCTGTAGACGGCCGGGATTCGCGTGTTCTTCGGGGGCGGAACAGTTCGAGTGGTTCCATTTTGGAAACAGATTTGGAACGCGCCGTACTGGGTCATGAACTCGACAGTGCGGTGGACCAGGCCACCTCCGAGAACGCGACCATTCCGCTCTCGGAGACGGTTCTCGCCGTCCCGCTGCGTGTGCGCGGGCAGGTCACTGCTGTTCTCGGGCTTTCGCGCCAGCAAACCGGGCGCTCGTTCCCCGCGGCCGACATCGCCGTTGCCGAAACGCTCGCGTCCCGGGTCGCGATGGCGCTCGAAAACGCTCGGCTCTACCACGAGGTTCAACAAGCCGACCGCCAGAAGAACGAGTTCCTTTCGATGTTGGCCCACGAACTGCGGAACCCGCTCGCACCGATTCGGAACGCCACCGAGGTTCTGAACCACGACGGGATCGACGCGGACCGCATCCGGTGGGCACATGGGGTTATCGACCGCCAGTTGACCCACCTCGTTCGGCTCGTGGACGACCTGCTCGACGTGTCCCGGATCACGCTCGGGAAGATCCGGCTCGCGGTCGAACGGGTCGATCTGGAGACTGTGGTCACGCAAGCGGTCGAAGCCGTGCGTCCCCTGGTCGATAAGTTCCGCCACCAACTTGCTGTCGCGTTCCCCGGTCACCCGGTTCACGTTCAGGGCGACCCGACGCGGCTGATTCAGGTGTTCGCCAACCTGCTCAACAACGCGGCCAAATACACCGAACCGGGCGGACGTATCGATCTCACCGTTGAGGTCAAAGTGCCGCCAGCGGGCGACGGCTCACCCGTTCCCGCACTCGCGGAGGTCCGCATCCGGGACACGGGGGTGGGAATCGCGCCCGAACTGCTCCCGACCGTGTTCGACCTGTTTACCCAGGCGAGCCGTTCCCTCGACCGGTCGCAGGGCGGATTGGGCATCGGGCTGACGCTCGTTCGCCGATTGGTCGAGATGCACGGCGGGTTCGTCGAGGCACGCAGTACGGGCATCGGGCACGGGAGCGAGTTTACGGTCTTCCTCCCGGTCGCGGAAACGCCACACGCGCCGTCACCGATCGAGGCGCCGAGTGGGGCACACAATCAGAATGAACCCGCGCCGCTCCGGATCGTCATTATCGATGACAACACCGATGGGGCCGAGAGCTTGGCCGATCTGATCGGGCTGCTCGGTCATCAGGCCCGGACCGCATACGACGGTCCGACGGGAATCGACGTGGTTCGGGCTTTCGAGCCGGATATTGTTCTGCTCGACATCGGCTTGCCGGGCATGGACGGCTTCGAGGTGGCGCGTCGGCTTAGGAGCGATCCGGTTACTCGGGGCGCCACACTCATTACCATCAGCGGGTACGGCCGCGACGAAGATCGCGCGCTTTCTCGGGAAGCCGGGTGTGCGTACCACTTCGTGAAGCCGGTCGAGATTCGTTCACTCCAAACGATGTTCTCGGCACTGCGGTCCTCAATGCACAGCGGCACTCACGCGAGCTAA
- a CDS encoding DUF1559 domain-containing protein, which produces MTPPASRRSAFTLIELLVVIAIIAILIGLLLPAVQKVREAAARMSCSNNLKQVGLALHTYESANGYFPTSGEGNSSTVGANGPSTWMDVQSTMTQILPYIEQDNVYKNINISNRYNWTGNAAAFKVKVKTFLCPSNGASQDDPEGFGQTDYMPVAYVDIDRSTGVRCTVGGTCATERVSALLTLHYGAAPDLAVSVTTANPTHLSYYTKMSPRRVTGVTDGTSNTVAIIEDVGKNHESLSPFMKANYADNCSDCSNKSPTGLRNNYRWGEPDSANGVSGPHNDGANKVARLNNNASPKGGPTTCPWSNNNCGPNDEPFSFHSGGVQAVFGDGHVQFLRDSISFQTLRAIMTADGGDIANLD; this is translated from the coding sequence ATGACTCCTCCTGCGAGTCGCCGGTCGGCATTTACGCTGATTGAACTGCTGGTTGTGATCGCCATCATCGCCATCCTCATCGGCTTGCTTTTGCCCGCGGTTCAGAAGGTGCGCGAGGCCGCCGCGCGGATGTCGTGCAGCAATAACCTCAAGCAAGTGGGCCTGGCGCTCCACACTTACGAATCGGCCAACGGGTACTTCCCGACCAGTGGCGAAGGGAACAGCTCGACCGTTGGTGCGAACGGCCCAAGTACCTGGATGGACGTTCAATCGACCATGACGCAGATCCTGCCGTACATTGAGCAAGATAACGTCTACAAGAACATCAATATCAGCAACCGATACAACTGGACCGGTAACGCGGCCGCGTTCAAGGTCAAGGTCAAGACGTTCCTGTGCCCGTCGAACGGCGCCTCGCAAGACGACCCCGAGGGGTTCGGCCAAACGGACTATATGCCCGTCGCCTACGTTGATATTGACCGGTCCACTGGTGTGCGCTGCACGGTCGGTGGCACGTGTGCCACGGAACGCGTCTCCGCTCTGTTGACGCTCCATTACGGTGCGGCGCCCGACCTTGCGGTTTCGGTCACGACCGCGAACCCGACTCACCTCTCGTACTACACGAAGATGAGCCCGCGCCGGGTGACCGGGGTGACAGACGGGACCAGCAACACGGTCGCGATCATTGAGGACGTGGGCAAGAACCACGAGTCGCTCTCGCCGTTCATGAAGGCTAACTACGCGGACAACTGCTCCGACTGCTCGAACAAGTCCCCGACCGGCCTGCGGAACAACTACCGCTGGGGGGAGCCGGACAGCGCGAACGGCGTCTCCGGGCCTCACAACGACGGGGCGAACAAAGTGGCCCGGCTGAACAACAACGCGTCCCCGAAGGGCGGTCCGACGACCTGCCCGTGGTCGAACAACAACTGTGGCCCGAACGACGAGCCGTTCAGCTTCCACAGTGGCGGTGTGCAAGCCGTGTTCGGCGACGGTCACGTTCAGTTCCTCCGCGATTCGATCTCGTTCCAGACGCTTCGGGCGATCATGACCGCCGATGGCGGTGACATCGCTAACTTGGATTGA
- a CDS encoding carboxypeptidase regulatory-like domain-containing protein: MRGLILAAAITGLSVGCGGEVRSPLGERAIVKGKVTISGQPVTRGTVVYTPTEDNKADEQTGQIQSGEYTTSVFPGKYKVSVTGNGSVPAKYKSAQSSDVTIDVPKGGKTDADIDLK; encoded by the coding sequence ATGCGTGGTCTCATCCTTGCCGCTGCGATTACGGGGCTCTCCGTCGGGTGCGGCGGTGAAGTAAGAAGCCCACTCGGTGAACGCGCGATTGTCAAAGGGAAGGTGACGATATCCGGTCAGCCCGTTACTCGCGGCACTGTCGTCTACACCCCAACGGAAGATAACAAGGCCGACGAGCAAACCGGGCAAATCCAATCCGGGGAGTACACGACTTCCGTTTTCCCCGGGAAGTACAAGGTCTCGGTCACCGGGAATGGGTCCGTCCCGGCCAAGTACAAATCGGCCCAGTCTTCCGATGTGACCATCGACGTGCCCAAGGGCGGGAAGACCGACGCGGACATCGATCTGAAGTGA
- a CDS encoding heavy metal translocating P-type ATPase: MNNETPPTGTLAPALWSCPACRASTSEQPGGCPNCGAALERSASPTEPDLSTRERRTLTRLLWLGFVLGVPLVALGVLNAVSPGRPVSAALGEREFLLLQAVLCTPLVFVCAAPIFRRAWRSIRTRQLTLDTLLGLSTGAAFVYSSVAVVYAWSGAQPLQARPNTTELRPELEGGVQAVAPTQHGTVDPFFESTGMIVLLALVARTLELRARDRATAALQQLAPLVSRTARLLLPNGTEEERDVQLVRPGDLVRVRAHERVPVDGVIREGISTIDESMLTGESTRAERGPGGHVLAGSENGLRPLTVEATRAGSDTVLDQVLGLIGRAQQRRTAFQRATDRLVAWYVPAVLVIAFITFIGWASFGPAGASLTYATVCAVGVLVVACPCAAGLAGSVAVVLGMRRATRAGVLFRDAAALERLGAIDTVVFDKTGTLTEGKPRLVEVVPNIGVTESQVLGLAAAVERGTEHPLGLAIVWEAVNRKLELVPAADVVGVLGKGVRGSVAGEQVSVGRLGFIQECGAHSELMLGEAGTHRQRGHVVVFVGAGRRCAGLIVFADSLRPSAEEAVADLRAAGLRLLLVTGDHAETANGVAQTMGLEEMVADALPVEKFAIVQKLKGEGRVVAMCGDGINDAPALVAADVGVTLASGARTAISTAGVTLVRSDLRALGTARELSRATVRTIRRNLILAFAFNVFAIPIAAGVLVPVGGGLINSVWSTAAMSIGTIAVLANSMRLALYPVGK; this comes from the coding sequence ATGAACAACGAAACGCCGCCCACCGGGACACTCGCCCCGGCGCTTTGGAGTTGCCCTGCGTGCCGTGCGAGTACCAGCGAGCAACCGGGGGGCTGCCCGAACTGTGGGGCCGCACTCGAGCGCAGCGCGTCACCCACGGAACCGGACCTCTCCACCCGGGAACGACGCACCCTCACTCGCCTACTGTGGTTGGGCTTCGTGCTCGGGGTGCCACTTGTGGCCCTCGGGGTACTGAACGCGGTTAGCCCGGGAAGGCCGGTATCCGCGGCGCTGGGTGAGCGCGAGTTCCTGCTCCTCCAGGCGGTTTTGTGTACCCCGCTTGTGTTTGTGTGTGCCGCACCGATCTTCCGGCGCGCGTGGCGATCGATTCGAACCCGCCAACTCACCCTCGATACTCTTCTGGGACTAAGCACCGGGGCCGCGTTCGTTTACAGTTCAGTGGCCGTTGTGTACGCCTGGTCCGGCGCACAACCGCTGCAAGCGCGACCGAATACTACGGAACTCCGTCCCGAACTGGAGGGCGGCGTTCAGGCTGTGGCCCCGACTCAACACGGAACGGTCGATCCGTTCTTCGAGAGCACGGGGATGATCGTTCTTCTCGCGCTCGTGGCTCGGACGCTGGAATTACGCGCTCGCGACCGCGCGACGGCCGCGCTCCAACAACTCGCTCCACTGGTATCGAGAACCGCCCGGCTCCTGCTCCCCAACGGTACCGAAGAGGAGCGGGACGTCCAACTCGTGCGCCCCGGCGATCTCGTGCGGGTTCGTGCCCACGAGCGCGTTCCCGTGGACGGCGTTATCCGAGAGGGAATTTCCACGATCGACGAATCGATGCTCACAGGTGAATCGACGCGCGCGGAGCGGGGACCGGGTGGGCACGTGCTCGCCGGGAGCGAAAACGGCCTGCGCCCGCTCACCGTCGAAGCCACTCGCGCTGGTTCCGATACGGTCCTCGATCAGGTTTTGGGGCTAATCGGCCGGGCGCAACAGCGCCGTACCGCGTTCCAGCGCGCTACGGACCGGCTCGTGGCGTGGTACGTTCCTGCGGTGCTCGTAATCGCCTTCATTACATTCATCGGATGGGCCAGTTTCGGTCCCGCGGGTGCGTCTCTGACATACGCGACCGTCTGTGCGGTCGGTGTGCTCGTTGTGGCGTGCCCGTGTGCGGCGGGGCTGGCCGGGTCCGTGGCCGTAGTGCTCGGCATGCGCCGGGCCACGCGCGCCGGGGTTCTGTTCCGCGACGCCGCAGCGCTGGAGCGGCTCGGTGCCATCGACACCGTGGTGTTCGATAAGACCGGAACGCTGACCGAGGGCAAACCGCGCTTGGTCGAAGTCGTTCCGAACATCGGCGTCACAGAGAGCCAGGTTTTGGGCTTGGCCGCCGCGGTCGAACGCGGGACCGAGCACCCGCTGGGGCTGGCGATCGTCTGGGAGGCAGTAAACCGCAAACTCGAACTGGTTCCGGCCGCAGACGTGGTGGGCGTACTCGGGAAGGGCGTTCGCGGGTCCGTCGCCGGGGAGCAGGTGTCGGTCGGGCGCCTCGGGTTCATCCAGGAGTGTGGCGCTCACAGCGAACTGATGCTCGGTGAAGCCGGTACGCACCGCCAGCGCGGGCACGTCGTCGTGTTCGTGGGCGCGGGGCGGCGGTGTGCGGGGCTGATTGTTTTCGCCGACTCGCTCCGCCCCAGTGCGGAAGAGGCGGTTGCGGATCTTCGGGCTGCAGGATTAAGGCTGCTATTGGTCACCGGGGATCATGCCGAAACCGCGAATGGAGTTGCCCAAACGATGGGGCTTGAGGAAATGGTGGCGGACGCGCTCCCGGTCGAGAAATTCGCTATCGTGCAAAAACTGAAAGGCGAGGGGCGCGTGGTGGCGATGTGCGGCGACGGGATCAATGACGCCCCGGCCCTCGTCGCGGCGGACGTGGGAGTCACGCTCGCGAGCGGCGCGCGGACCGCGATCAGCACGGCCGGGGTGACGCTGGTGCGCTCGGACCTTCGGGCACTGGGGACCGCGCGGGAACTGAGCCGGGCAACAGTACGAACGATCCGCAGGAACCTGATCCTCGCGTTCGCTTTCAATGTGTTCGCGATCCCGATCGCCGCCGGCGTGTTGGTTCCGGTCGGTGGTGGGCTCATCAACTCCGTTTGGAGCACCGCGGCGATGAGTATCGGCACCATCGCGGTGCTGGCGAATTCGATGCGGCTCGCACTTTATCCCGTTGGTAAATGA
- the pstC gene encoding phosphate ABC transporter permease subunit PstC: MTAHQSHPPSRGDFVFRWLCQSAGGFVLSVAAALIAVLVYKAWPVLSEPGKYRLLTSTKWFPDGNEYGALVFIYGTVVTSLIAMLVAVPLGVGAAAYLSELAPPRVRKVCAFLLELLAAIPSVVYGFWGREFLAKQGLAPFFDALGLPNVASGQGILAAGLVLSVMILPYITAVSFDVMQAVPRSQREGALALGSTRWQTIWRVVLPYARPGVIAACFLALGRAIGETMAVTMVIANSQYLDFRLNGTGDTIPSVIAKELFEAPPGVKQGALVALGLLLLGITLVMNFSARIVVRWMSKPHSHRNRSIELAEGQTGQPARTAEELSASRKKAQRSDRVMRGVLALCQLLTVIPLFLILGYITVRGAGGVNWDFFTKLPNDTSGRGLAHALYGSCILVGLATAFAVPVGVLAAVFLAEYRNNRLVAPLRFVAETLGAVPSIVIGIFGYAMFVYPVWMNTSRGQFSGWAGAFALGVMMLPVVIRATEEALRLVPNSLREASYALGASRWQTVVKVLLPAALPAIVTGVFLAVGRIAGETAPLILTAGGSQYMPRTPLDSTPFLPFYIYDFAKYAPGSPEIQLAWTAAFVLVTVVMLLNIGVRMLSGKRVVAAARAD; encoded by the coding sequence ATGACCGCACACCAATCGCACCCACCGTCCCGCGGCGACTTCGTGTTCCGCTGGCTGTGTCAGTCTGCCGGCGGGTTCGTGCTCTCGGTCGCGGCCGCACTGATCGCCGTTCTCGTGTACAAGGCGTGGCCGGTCCTGTCCGAACCGGGCAAATACCGGCTGCTGACGAGCACCAAGTGGTTCCCGGACGGTAACGAGTACGGGGCGCTGGTGTTCATTTATGGCACGGTCGTCACGTCCCTGATCGCGATGCTGGTCGCGGTACCGCTCGGGGTCGGCGCCGCCGCTTACCTTTCGGAACTGGCACCGCCGCGGGTGCGGAAAGTGTGCGCGTTCCTGCTCGAACTCCTCGCGGCCATTCCGAGCGTCGTGTACGGGTTCTGGGGCCGCGAGTTCCTGGCGAAACAAGGGCTCGCACCGTTCTTCGATGCGCTAGGGTTACCGAACGTCGCGTCCGGCCAGGGGATTCTGGCGGCCGGGTTAGTGCTGTCGGTCATGATCCTGCCGTATATCACCGCGGTCAGCTTCGACGTGATGCAGGCGGTCCCGCGGTCGCAGCGCGAGGGCGCGCTCGCACTCGGTTCGACGCGGTGGCAAACGATCTGGCGCGTCGTGCTGCCCTACGCCCGTCCCGGCGTGATCGCCGCGTGCTTCCTGGCACTCGGGCGCGCGATCGGCGAGACGATGGCCGTCACAATGGTGATCGCTAATTCACAGTACCTCGACTTCCGGCTGAACGGGACCGGCGACACGATCCCCAGCGTGATCGCCAAGGAACTGTTTGAAGCCCCGCCCGGCGTGAAGCAGGGGGCACTCGTCGCCCTCGGGTTGCTGCTTCTAGGCATCACGCTCGTAATGAATTTTTCAGCCCGGATCGTGGTCCGGTGGATGTCGAAGCCCCACTCCCACCGCAACCGGTCGATCGAACTGGCCGAGGGCCAAACCGGGCAACCGGCTCGCACCGCGGAAGAACTCTCCGCCAGTCGCAAAAAGGCCCAACGCTCGGACCGCGTCATGCGGGGGGTACTGGCGCTGTGTCAGTTACTGACGGTGATCCCGCTGTTCCTGATCCTCGGGTACATCACCGTTCGCGGGGCCGGAGGCGTGAACTGGGACTTCTTCACGAAACTCCCCAATGACACCTCCGGACGCGGACTCGCCCACGCACTTTACGGGAGCTGCATCCTCGTGGGGCTCGCGACCGCGTTCGCGGTGCCGGTGGGTGTGTTGGCCGCGGTGTTTCTCGCCGAGTACAGGAACAACCGACTCGTCGCACCGCTCCGATTCGTGGCCGAGACACTCGGTGCGGTGCCATCGATTGTGATCGGGATCTTCGGGTACGCGATGTTCGTGTATCCGGTGTGGATGAACACCTCGCGCGGTCAGTTCTCCGGTTGGGCCGGCGCGTTCGCGCTGGGTGTGATGATGCTCCCGGTCGTGATCCGGGCCACCGAGGAAGCGCTGCGGCTGGTGCCGAACAGTCTGCGGGAAGCGAGTTACGCGCTCGGTGCGAGCCGGTGGCAGACGGTGGTGAAGGTGCTCCTCCCGGCCGCACTTCCGGCAATCGTCACGGGGGTGTTTCTCGCGGTCGGGCGCATCGCGGGTGAAACGGCGCCGCTCATTCTGACCGCGGGCGGGTCGCAGTACATGCCCCGAACCCCGTTGGATTCGACCCCGTTCCTCCCGTTCTACATCTACGATTTCGCGAAGTACGCGCCGGGGTCGCCGGAGATCCAGCTCGCGTGGACCGCGGCGTTTGTACTCGTGACGGTCGTGATGCTCCTCAACATCGGCGTCCGAATGCTGTCGGGCAAACGGGTCGTGGCCGCGGCACGAGCCGATTGA